The genomic region TGCTACAGAGCCTCTGGGTGCCAGGGGAGATGACCATTGATGAACCGGCTGGAAGGTCACCTGAGGAACAGGGTAACTCACATACCCCAAAACAGGTTTAGTTGAAGTTGATCTCTGTTTGGTAAAACAGATGCCTTACCTCTTTTAATaagacaaatgtaaaaacactgatatatTCATACACCATGGTGCCCTGGCTGataaataaagtaaacaaactATACACAAGAAATGAACTGTAGTCAGATGCAATAAGATGTATTTTCTTCATGATCAAGATCTGATCTGGTTGTCTTCCCAGTGTTAGATGTAGCCTTGTACCCCCCTGTGTCTGACAGTGGCCAAAATATGCCCCTGTTCAATTCAGTTTGCTGCCTAAACTGTTTCCTGAAAAAGGCACAGTAGATAAAATTGCTTGAGCAAAAGATTTTATCCTCCttaacaaaagacaaacattgtGGAACATTTTTTccagaatatgtttttttctcagaagtcatttttatttgttttatgcgTAAATTAGCATATTCTGGCACTATGCCTATCTACCAGTGGACCTACAAACCATTTGTACACATAATCAGGAGCATATTGGAAACAAATTTAGCAAACTGTACTTATGTTTGAATTGGTTAATGAGGCCTAATTAACTTTAAATAGTacatttgttgctgttttcatgAGTGATGATTTAATAATTTGAGTCATATGAAAACACATAATGGATGCAAAGGGTGCATACACACATGTGGTACTCAGACCTACATAATTTTGTGACACACTCATATCTCATGTAACTGGTAGGCCTATTAAGTTGTTACAGGACCCCAGCTCTTGTCTCCCATTCACACTTCACTGGATCTGTGCCCAAAGCGCCCCGGAGCGTGTACTGTAAGTAGTAAAATGGTCATAGTCGGCTGAGCGGACAGAGTTGAAGTGACATCACCAGTCTGCAGGACTTTATTGTGTATCATCAATTAAAACGCTCCCCAAGGAGAACTTTATTCTAACTTCAAAATACCCCCAATACCTGTTACTGACTTTcataaatatttgcttttaaaaattaTGATTCATTACCATTTCAACTTTAGCTGTCATGAAATTTTTCTTGTGGAAAATATCACTTAGTGAACCAATGACTCCCTACACATAATATGAAAAATATCCTAATCACTGCTTCATTTGCAGAACAGCAAGTTAAGCTTTGTTGACTTAACACATGGTATCACTGCTCAGGAATGATGATGGGGATAACAGGTGATACAGGACACACGTGACCATGTTACACATCCTTGATGTTGCAGGTCAGCGTGGTCTTGGTATTCATAGGTTGGCTCTTCGCTTGGAGGTTTTGAGTACTCAGGTGCAGAGGCTgagcagagaaagagatgtCCCCCATCTGATCAGAGATCACCTCCGTCTGCTACAGCAAAGGTATCAAACAACACCTGTCACCCTGGAACACCTGGATCTAAGTACAGTGAAAGTGCATACTgagctttttgtctttgttctcaCAGCGTGGTTACTTTTTgagtttctctttattttttcagtttaacaCAGAACCAGCAAGGCTTGGTGCGGTTGGTAGAGAGGGAGCTGAATCGAGTGTCCCGGAGGCTTGATCAGCTGAGCcgtcatcaccaccatcaccatcagtCTCACACACCACCAACACGTGATGCCCACAGACCTGGTAAAGCCCTGCCTTTTAGCACATGTAAATTGTCTTTTATATATGTATCCTTTTATTATAATTATCCTATTTAATAATATTGATTTTGGACAAGAGAGTGTGTTTTTTGACCTCTAATTTCTGAAGAATTTGAACTTGAATACCTAGGTATGTGCCTACTTTTCTCTGGCAGGACAGTTTTGGAggtagttttatatttttcttattaggttggatttttaatttcatatgaGTGAACAAGTGTTGCTCATATGCTCATAAACAGAATCAGCAGACAGCGAGGCTCTACAGGTATTAAATTAGGTATATTTATCTGTTGTATAAAAAATCTTGATTGGTGTAGCTGTGATTTTTCTATGAACTTTACTACAAGCACCTCATTGTCCAAAACAGAGTTTTTTCGGATCTGTTCCAGTTATAACATGCTTTAACATTCTGGCTACACCAAATGAATAACACTCTCCCGTCTCAGCATGTTTCCAGCGTCAACAATTGGCCAATTGCAACCGTCTGTGTGGTTGCCTGCAGTGGTAGTGTGATACTCCAAGCCAAAAGCACGGTTCATAGCCACAATAGAGGTTAACCACACAGTGAAATTAACAAGCTGTGATAATGGAGAGTGTGAATGGGGGGGTTAAAGGGCAGGGAGTGCAGGTGGTTATGGGGGATGAAGTCCTTGAATAGAAGTTTAACAAGTCCCACAGAGCCAGTGCCGATCAACTGGGGAGGAAAAAATTTTACGTCTACATTATGACCCTCCTGAGAGGTGTCAGGTGAGAGTTGGGTTACACACTCTGCTTGGCACACAAGGGGTCATACagtaagtgtgtgcatgtgtgtggacaGTGGGGGTGAGTGGGTGCTCTCTTACTTCCCTCACTGAAAAAGAGAGTTCGGGGCACAAAGACATCATGCcatgcatactgtatgtgagggtacacatactgtatgtacagacatacagcatgtacacacatgccacccacatgcacacaaacatacccaTTACCAGCCTGTTCAACCCTTACCCTCTTCCTCTCATATTACCTCACACCCATAAAGTACAACTGAATTACCCAGGAGTCCTTTCACCAACTTGCCTACTCATACTCTTGTTTTTGCAGAGGGAGCACTTATTTCTCTTCTGCTGTGCTCCTATAGCATATCACTGTTTTCAGCCTTCCACACCTCAGCCTTGCCTAcaggttttcttatcttttttttccccctcactttttctttttactagGTTGTTTTACATGGTTAAAGACTGTGTATTTTGGCAAGGGCTAGCACTGTAATAGGGAACGTTTGGTAGGAGGCAGgtgggtcaggtgtgtgtgagtgtgtctgtgttcattcCATCTGATTGACATTGGCTGGAGATGGTGGGGGGGCTTACGGGAAAGGGCCTCTGAGAACACACTGCCGCTACTCTAATGCCTCTTACATGCATCGTGCTGATGGCCGCTATTCGTTGTGAACATTTCAGTCAAGAGGTTGTATATCAAAGTTATTGTCCACTGTTCTTCATTATCCATGTTGAGTTAACTTTACAATGTACTTTTCTGTTACTCAAGCCAGGATTGTGGAATAATGCATTTCAAATAGCCACATAAAGAAGAAATGTGTGACAGCTTTATCTGATCCACAGGGCCTAATGAGAAGTGTGAGGTGCCAATGGATCCTGCGTATCCGGTGTGTGCAGAGAAAGTGGAGGTGAGAAAGTGGAAATACATGTGGTAGCATGAACTTCGTCCCTGTGTCTGCACTGTTAGAAATACATTAAACTGcttaaagattttaaaattatatgaGCAGGTTTGAGCTGGATATAGAAATATCATCTTTCAGTAATGGGACCCTCAGTATAGTATATACCTCACAATACATACTGGCTAAACCAATATGAATTATGAATTGTTGTACAATAATCTAAGTCTGAGCCATTGGTTTTGACTTATTTCAGCTTAacatttgtcttgtttgttgtgGCAGTTCCTGCAGGCTCGTTGGCACTCAGACCCCTGCTATGCTTTTTATGGAGTGGATGGTACCACCTGCTCCATACTGACCTACCTCAGCCAAATAGAAGACTTCTGTCCCCCTCGTCTCAAAAGGAACCACTCTGCACTGCCCTGGCAAACAAAACCTCACTCATATACAGAGAAGGTACTTTGATGTGACCTATGAAGAATGATACTTAGAACACTACTATATCAGATGTACATATATCGCACGACCTTTCTGTGTTCAGTCACATCATGATTGTACGCAGGCAGAGGTACGCACATCTCTGAGCCACCTGTATGAGGTTTTCAGCAACAACAGTGGTCCTGCAATAAGGTTCATCCGGTCCAGAGTGGAGAGGATGTCTTCATGGTGGATACAGGCTGGCCTGTGGATGAGGCAGAGCAGCAACAAGACAGTCCTGACTCAGATGAGGGTACTGCATACAGTAACTTCAAAATGCTTAATAATGCACGTACCTATTTATGTTATACTCACAAACCTAATGAATACAATTACTATATCACAGTTTTTAAATCATATGAAGTGTGCAGGATCTTGAACTTAAGAAAGCAAAGGCAGTACACAAATGAAAACCCTTTcctctatatacagtacatgctgtgtGACCTAACTACAGATGGATTGTGGACTTTAAAACCCTGCATCCCATAGGTGCTGCTTTATCCTGGTGCCCTGGCTGGAAGTGTTGGCCAGCATTTTGAAGCCATGGTGGAAAGAGGGGGTCCTCTAGGGGAGCTGGTCCAGTGGGCTGACCTTAGTGCCTGTCTGACAATCCTGGGCCACAATGTAACCTTCAGCACCTCACAACACCACCTTCACAGGTTCCCACCATTGTTGAACTGattacatacacaaacaacTGTATGTGAGTAGTTTAAACACCAGACAATACTGATAAATGATGTAAGTAGATCTTGGTGCCTCCAGTAATTACACTTAGAATATTCACTCAGTACTGCATGAAACATTAGTGAAGCTGATGTATGTTTGTTGTGACTGGTCCAGCCTGATAGGTGCTGCTCCTGGCCGAGGCAGTTGTCCAATTCAGAggcctctgacctttgacctcatctATACCGACTACCATGGCCTTGCTCACCTTCAGGGAGCCATGGGATTGGCTTTCCAGCATTACCAGTACTAGCACAAAGAATCacttatatatttttcttctttgaaaatttaaaaataaaacaccctCAAATATGGCATTGACAATGACAACCTTACACACCATGAGGTATCATTTGTCCAAGTGATCATGTTCATGTAAATTTAACAAGCTATTTTGTAAAAACTCCTTTCAGGTGTCGCTTCAGAATCCTGGACTCTTTTGGTACTGAACCAGCCTTTAACCTGGGGAGCTATGCACGGAGCCGCGGATTTAAAACGCTGTGGGGTAGCTGGGGTCTCCAACCTCTGCAGTACCTGACCATGTTccgtaagtgtgtgtgcatgtgtgtcagtctTACATGCATTTTATCTGGACAATAGATCTGTTACAAATCTGTCACCATACACTGTGTTCATGCACCGGATGACTCATTGTCTGCTTGAGACCACAGCTGTGACACTGCCAAAGTACAGTGCATTGATTCAGAAATACACTTACAGAGATTCAATATgcgcacaaacacatacacctacacacacagcactgattCTTCACATACACGCCTCTAAGCATCCTCACAGTGAGAGGATTAATAGTTGAGGTTAAATAAACATGGTGCCCAGAGCTTTTATTCCAACACCTCTTCCTGTCATCCTTCCTATCCCGCTGGAAGATGGAGACAAGCTGGATGTGTGGGGCCAGAAGCCACACTTCAGCCCTCAGCTTGGAGCTCTGTTTATCTGTTCTGCTGAGGAGGCGAGGTGGCTGCTAGCTGACGGCGGGGAAAGGGTAGACAGGAAGACAGcgcaagaagaagaaagaaaagggtgAAGCTTGAGAAAAGCGTGGGCGGGTCCCTGTGCTTCTGTTTTGAAGTGGGGGAGAGTAAGAGGGTTGACTGAAGGGTTGAACTAAACAGACAAGATGATGAAGGAGAGCAGCAAGAACACCGAAACAAAAAAGCGAAATTAACTTTGTTCCATCGTAGATTTTCTTCAAAGCCCAGTGAGCTGCTTGATGATAATCCTACTAGTGCGTTGCTGCATATCTCTGCTTATCTAATGGGCGAATGTGTGAAGTGGTGAACCGAGACAGGTGTTGAGACAAGCGGAGACAAATGGAGACAGGAAGAAATTGTATGCTGGTCTGAGGGTGAATGAGTGGGGATTTGGCAAAAGTCTTGTAAACAAGTACCTTTAGACAGGAAAGACtggcacacacacgcacacacacacacacacgcacacacacacgcacgcacgcacgcgcgcacacacacacacacacacacacacacacacacacacgttcaaaGTGATGCTTgcacatgtccacacacacacaaacctctgCTGACAGATTCTTTGTAAAGTAAATACTCATCTCTGACACCTTCTTTTGTGGAAGAAGGCAATATCCAAGCAGCCAAACATTAACCTCTCATATATGGAGAGATGCCCAGCATGTTTATCCTGTTCTTTTTAACTAACCATTGTGTTGTCTCCAGCTCACACTCCTGATAACTCTTTCCTGGGCTTTGTGAGTGAGGAGACAGTGAGGGAGGAGCTGAGGGAGGAAGAGCTGGAGCCAGACACCTACAAGAAAGACAGAATAGCAGTTGTCTATGGCAAAGAGGAATACATGTGGCAGGTAATGATAAAAAGAGCACTGGATCGCTACAGAGATATGCAGAAAGTCTATTAACATGGCAAGAATCCAGctactgtaataaaataaaagtttacatGATAGGGAAGATTTCCCAGTCTGGTCTTAAGCCTCGATACTCTGTGtcttgtatgtgcatgtttttgtttgcgTGTGCATATACAAAGGGTAAATCTGAATATGTGGGTGTAATCCATGAGGAGCTAGAAACCCATGCCACGGTCTACCAGCCTGCAGAACGTGCCTCTAGTCTGCCCAGCTTCATCAGAAACCACGGTCTGCTGACTCAGGAACACTTCCTACGACTTCTCCACAGAGCCAAGGTCAGAAAAAAGCTCATTTCAGAACAAAGCTTAAAAAACAGAGAATCTGAATCACTGCTTCTCTCTCAGCTGTTTGTCGGTCTTGGATTCCCCTATGAGGGTCCAGCTCCAATTGAGGCAATAGCTCTGGGCTGTGTCTTCCTCCAGCCACGATTTGACCCACCGC from Mastacembelus armatus chromosome 19, fMasArm1.2, whole genome shotgun sequence harbors:
- the LOC113135937 gene encoding alpha-1,6-mannosylglycoprotein 6-beta-N-acetylglucosaminyltransferase B-like, with amino-acid sequence MRVAMRPRSGCLVLCLCLSVLTLLLQSLWVPGEMTIDEPAGRSPEEQGQRGLGIHRLALRLEVLSTQVQRLSRERDVPHLIRDHLRLLQQSLTQNQQGLVRLVERELNRVSRRLDQLSRHHHHHHQSHTPPTRDAHRPGPNEKCEVPMDPAYPVCAEKVEFLQARWHSDPCYAFYGVDGTTCSILTYLSQIEDFCPPRLKRNHSALPWQTKPHSYTEKAEVRTSLSHLYEVFSNNSGPAIRFIRSRVERMSSWWIQAGLWMRQSSNKTVLTQMRVLLYPGALAGSVGQHFEAMVERGGPLGELVQWADLSACLTILGHNVTFSTSQHHLHSLIGAAPGRGSCPIQRPLTFDLIYTDYHGLAHLQGAMGLAFQHYQCRFRILDSFGTEPAFNLGSYARSRGFKTLWGSWGLQPLQYLTMFPHTPDNSFLGFVSEETVREELREEELEPDTYKKDRIAVVYGKEEYMWQGKSEYVGVIHEELETHATVYQPAERASSLPSFIRNHGLLTQEHFLRLLHRAKLFVGLGFPYEGPAPIEAIALGCVFLQPRFDPPHSSDNNNFYKGKPTTRQISSQNPYAEEFIGKPYVWTVDMTNSTDVREAVKAILNTEVKPFTPREFTCEGMLERVHGYITHQNFCSKSVPAWPPQRALRIHLGPLGQSCVSVCRRSSLVCEPSFFHHLNSPAAFTRLGLGCSSMVQEVNHLFPAYSPWGQHCGLQQEPLLFSCAGSDPSHRRLCPCRAHLPGQVALCPDCL